A genomic segment from Poecilia reticulata strain Guanapo linkage group LG3, Guppy_female_1.0+MT, whole genome shotgun sequence encodes:
- the LOC103462492 gene encoding histamine H2 receptor isoform X2, producing the protein MYPTFNFSTSNYSNLSDADSLTLQELTHRSVKISIIIILGVMVTLGNIAVLLVITSSVAGWSRNSRYFLLSLTAADSAFGLLVMPLNLWVSLLKDYSEGPDTLCHVVAFCNATVYSTCMYTLATISLERYIAVFYPLQYSTLMTRKRTLLLIAFTWCFPLFLLWPITFPDGVIEVHFSTASLVCNPSYSTNVAYTFSLTCLIFFPCSIVMTYANLRVWCAAKRQRRKLRKYGCALRNRHNVAARVLVPVMAAYYTCWTPCVAVIIYSVSGSTVPEWIEFVVVWLPTSNGFLNCIFYFWINKNFRRKFHLILQRLALAICPKLADTFGWSSTSSVQFVSGIFDNNMVHERTSSVSSTCTLLSLA; encoded by the exons ATGTACCCAACATTTAACTTCTCCACCTCTAACTACTCCAACCTGTCGGATGCAGACTCTCTGACACTGCAGGAACTGACCCACCGCTCCGTCAAAATAAGCATCATCATTATTCTGGGGGTGATGGTCACTTTGGGAAATATAGCCGTTCTCCTGGTCATCACTTCCTCCGTGGCAGGCTGGTCCAGAAACTCCCGGTATTTCCTGCTGTCTCTCACCGCAGCGGACTCTGCGTTCGGGTTGCTGGTAATGCCCCTGAACCTCTGGGTGAGTCTGTTGAAGGACTACAGTGAGGGCCCCGACACTCTTTGTCACGTGGTTGCGTTTTGCAACGCCACCGTCTACTCCACTTGCATGTACACGCTGGCCACCATCAGCCTTGAGAGGTACATCGCGGTGTTTTACCCCCTGCAGTACTCCACTCTTATGACCAGAAAAAGGACCCTGCTTCTCATCGCCTTCACCTGGTGCTTCCCTCTCTTCCTGCTGTGGCCGATCACATTCCCAGATGGCGTCATCGAGGTCCACTTCTCCACCGCGTCGCTGGTCTGCAACCCGTCCTACTCCACAAACGTTGCCTACACCTTCAGTTTGAcctgtttaatatttttcccCTGCTCCATTGTCATGACGTATGCAAACTTGAGGGTGTGGTGCGCGGCCAAGAGACAGAGGCGGAAACTGCGCAAATACGGCTGTGCACTGCGCAACAGGCACAATGTTGCCGCAAGAGTGCTCGTACCTGTGATGGCGGCGTACTACACGTGTTGGACTCCCTGCGTGGCGGTTATAATCTACAGCG TCTCCGGGAGCACAGTGCCAGAGTGGATTGAGTTTGTTGTGGTGTGGCTCCCAACCTCCAATGGTTTCCTCAACTGCATCTTTTACTTCTGGATCAACAAAAACTTTCGCAGGAAGTTCCATCTTATTCTGCAGAGGCTGGCTCTGGCCATCTGTCCTAAACTGGCAGACACCTTTGGGTGGAGCAGCACATCTTCAGTGCAGTTCGTCTCAGGAATCTTTGACAACAACATGGTTCACGAGCGTACCTCCAGCGTGTCCTCCACCTGCACCCTGCTGAGCTTGGCTTAA
- the LOC103462492 gene encoding histamine H2 receptor isoform X1 produces the protein MYPTFNFSTSNYSNLSDADSLTLQELTHRSVKISIIIILGVMVTLGNIAVLLVITSSVAGWSRNSRYFLLSLTAADSAFGLLVMPLNLWVSLLKDYSEGPDTLCHVVAFCNATVYSTCMYTLATISLERYIAVFYPLQYSTLMTRKRTLLLIAFTWCFPLFLLWPITFPDGVIEVHFSTASLVCNPSYSTNVAYTFSLTCLIFFPCSIVMTYANLRVWCAAKRQRRKLRKYGCALRNRHNVAARVLVPVMAAYYTCWTPCVAVIIYSAVSGSTVPEWIEFVVVWLPTSNGFLNCIFYFWINKNFRRKFHLILQRLALAICPKLADTFGWSSTSSVQFVSGIFDNNMVHERTSSVSSTCTLLSLA, from the exons ATGTACCCAACATTTAACTTCTCCACCTCTAACTACTCCAACCTGTCGGATGCAGACTCTCTGACACTGCAGGAACTGACCCACCGCTCCGTCAAAATAAGCATCATCATTATTCTGGGGGTGATGGTCACTTTGGGAAATATAGCCGTTCTCCTGGTCATCACTTCCTCCGTGGCAGGCTGGTCCAGAAACTCCCGGTATTTCCTGCTGTCTCTCACCGCAGCGGACTCTGCGTTCGGGTTGCTGGTAATGCCCCTGAACCTCTGGGTGAGTCTGTTGAAGGACTACAGTGAGGGCCCCGACACTCTTTGTCACGTGGTTGCGTTTTGCAACGCCACCGTCTACTCCACTTGCATGTACACGCTGGCCACCATCAGCCTTGAGAGGTACATCGCGGTGTTTTACCCCCTGCAGTACTCCACTCTTATGACCAGAAAAAGGACCCTGCTTCTCATCGCCTTCACCTGGTGCTTCCCTCTCTTCCTGCTGTGGCCGATCACATTCCCAGATGGCGTCATCGAGGTCCACTTCTCCACCGCGTCGCTGGTCTGCAACCCGTCCTACTCCACAAACGTTGCCTACACCTTCAGTTTGAcctgtttaatatttttcccCTGCTCCATTGTCATGACGTATGCAAACTTGAGGGTGTGGTGCGCGGCCAAGAGACAGAGGCGGAAACTGCGCAAATACGGCTGTGCACTGCGCAACAGGCACAATGTTGCCGCAAGAGTGCTCGTACCTGTGATGGCGGCGTACTACACGTGTTGGACTCCCTGCGTGGCGGTTATAATCTACAGCG CAGTCTCCGGGAGCACAGTGCCAGAGTGGATTGAGTTTGTTGTGGTGTGGCTCCCAACCTCCAATGGTTTCCTCAACTGCATCTTTTACTTCTGGATCAACAAAAACTTTCGCAGGAAGTTCCATCTTATTCTGCAGAGGCTGGCTCTGGCCATCTGTCCTAAACTGGCAGACACCTTTGGGTGGAGCAGCACATCTTCAGTGCAGTTCGTCTCAGGAATCTTTGACAACAACATGGTTCACGAGCGTACCTCCAGCGTGTCCTCCACCTGCACCCTGCTGAGCTTGGCTTAA